In Trifolium pratense cultivar HEN17-A07 linkage group LG7, ARS_RC_1.1, whole genome shotgun sequence, a genomic segment contains:
- the LOC123895583 gene encoding uncharacterized protein LOC123895583 — translation MSDMEKTLPQLLNMLRQAEQNMRSKGKSNQVLMIGNGNHKGNKGKGGKGKGKEVVKPKPNPKALKPTGGIAKEGKCFHCNKTGHWKRNCPKYLEDKKNGIESSNSTGAAKE, via the exons atgtcaGACATGGAGAAAACTCTACCACAACTATTAAACATGTTGAGACAAGCTGAACAAAACATGAGATCAAAAGGGAAGTCAAATCAAGTTCTAATGATCGGCAATGGGAATCACAAGGGCAACAAAGGAAAGGGCGgaaaagggaagggcaaggaagttgtCAAACCCAAACCTAACCCTAAAGCTTTGAAGCCTACTGGTGGCATTGCAAAGGAGGGTAagtgcttccactgtaacaagactggacattggaagaggaactgcccaaaatacctggagGACAAGAAGAATGGAATAGAGAGTTCCAACTCAacag gggctgcaaaggagtaa
- the LOC123895578 gene encoding protein LSM12 homolog: MSMTMENGDEFAVGCFLSIRTTLGDEFEGQVMTFDRETNYLVLQESSKHGPRRNIRLLKADYIKDFTFLGQGQDPLHSHDCSLDLNALQSREELAIRQAEADAERIGVGVTTEAQNIFDALSKTLPVRWDKTVIVVMNEVRVSSPYHSECVIGGTPAANDRVKKVLDFERKRLQLRS; this comes from the exons atgtcGATGACAATGGAGAACGGAGATGAGTTTGCTGTTGGTTGTTTCCTGTCAATTAGGACAACATTGGGtgatgaatttgaaggtcaagtTATGACCTTTGATCGTGAAACAAACTACCTCGTACTCCAAGAATCCTCCAAACATGGTCCTCGTCGAAACATTAGACTTTTGAAAGCTGATTATATCAAAGATTTCACCTTTTTAGGTCAAGGTCAAGACCCACTTCATTCTCATGATTGTTCCCTTGATCTTAATGCTCTTCAATCAAGGGAAGAACTTGCAATTAG ACAAGCTGAAGCAGATGCTGAGAGGATTGGGGTTGGTGTTACCACCGAAGCACAGAACATCTTTGATGCTTTATCTAAAAC GCTTCCAGTTCGGTGGGACAAGACTGTCATAGTTGTGATGAATGAGGTGCGTGTCAGCAGTCCTTATCACTCTGAATGTGTGATTGGCGGTACACCTGCTGCAAATGACCGGGTGAAGAAAGTG CTTGACTTCGAGAGGAAGAGGTTACAACTTCGCAGTTAG